GAAGGCATCGGAAACCTAGCAATGTGAGCCATATTGATGCTGATaactcacagcactgcagtcctTTTGTGTTGACTGTATTTATCTCTGTCATCACCTGGCACGTGTTCTGAGCAAACCCCTCTCTCCTATTGCTCTTGTAAAGATGAAGGGGAGGATGATCCTACTTGCAAGTTAGATTTGATATTCTCTTGAACAGTGCTGAAAGAGTACAAAGACAGTGgatgatgctttaaaaaaaactgcaacAACTGCAATATCTGCGTATTAAGCATTACTctgggctgctgagctgctgtttaAAAGCATGCAGACAGTTCACTGCTTACAGCCGTGTCACCTGCAGAACTGGAGTACAGCTCACCTACTTCTTTCACTGCTTAGCTGAGTCTGGAGGGGCTCCTTGCAAGAGAAACGATGATAATTTCATTTGGTTACAGAGAGCCTTTGTACGTTTTCTTATATATTTATAGTATTAAGCCTGCAATATTTTTGTTCATGCTTTAAGTAGAGATGAGTTCTCACAAGCACAGTCCTGTGTCTCTTTCcactctgctcttctctgctttgtcCTGGTGGCTGTTTCTGGCCaattctcctgcagcaggatgaAGCCTGTCTTGgtatttatgtatgttttttaatCACTACTCTGTCATCAGTTTAAGTAACTAAACAGTCTCTTTCTGCTGCCCACATAATATTCTTCTTGGACAGCCAGGGAAACAAATTGTGGCTTACATCTGGATTTCTCATGTTGATTATAGAGTACTTTATTAGGTGGCTGGACTACAGCCACAACCAGAAACAAATTAGGAAAGCTTATTGTACTTTTCCTACAGGAGGTGCCAGCAAACTGACCTTCAATCCATCTCTCACACTAGAAGAAGTACAAAAGGAGAACCCTCAGGTGGCTGAGGGCCGATATCGCCCTACAGAGTGTTCAGCATTGCAGCGTGTGGCCATCCTCATCCCGCATCGCAACCGCGAGAGGCATCTGCTGTACCTCTTGGAGCACCTGCACCCAttcctgcagaggcagcagctggaataTGGCATCTACGTTATCCACCAggtggggcagctctgcagagggtGGGGAGCATGTCTCCACTCAGCGATCCtaggagctgtgtgctgccacCTCTGCCATCTAGCACCGCTCTTGAACCTGCTTGCCACGCTTCTGCTTGTTGAGGGACACAGTGGCAGCTTGCAGCCATTGTTTGTAGCACTACAGAATCTCAGCTGCTGTTAGAAAAGCAGGGAAATACTAAGAAGCAATGTCTTTAGCGTCCATTTCTCAGGCTTAGCTTACTGTTTTAAAGTTAGTATTCAAGGTAAGCATCTTGCCGTACTGGTCCAACTGTCATGCATGCAGCTAGGCTGACatgctttctgtcttttaaacCTGGAGCTGTTTGTATCTAGTTCTTCTCTCCCATCTGCTTACTGGGTGTCGTGCTTAGCAAGCAGATTGTGTCATGCGGTTGTACTTGTGTCTCAAACTAAACACACCAGCTACTACTTGTAGGTGCTTTGCTTGCACAGCCAGAGCTGTGGGAAGCATGGCAGAGCGTTTGGTTCCTGAGAGACTGAGTAATTTCCTATTTAGTATTCTTTCAAGGTCTACAGAGTCGATGGCTAAAATCTGAGCGTACAGACCTGTGTCCAGTTGACTTTTGTTTAAGTGCTTATGTTCTGGTCACACAAGCTAAAAGCAATACAGATTTCTCTTTTGTAATGTGTTatcttcttgatttttttatttaattgcatttgtttCGTTTTACTATTTACCTTGATTCTAAACAGAttttgcaggcagcagggaaaaaaagggaggggagggataAATTGTTTAGtttcccttctcctctgctTAAAGAGGATGGACTTGAACCCATTCTAGGTGAAAGCTTACATTTTTGCTCAGTGGTGTGGCAGGATCTACTTCCAGAAGGAATGTACTATTCCTTCATTATTTAGAGTTGTCATGTGGCTGCCCATAGAGtggaaaaatgagttttttttctgcacaagtGCGTACTGTCGTTGTACCAAGAATGGCTCCAGCTCACAAGCAGCATGGCTAGCAATTGGGAGAATGGGCATACCCTCTTCATTTATTGAAATTGTAGAgccatagaatatcctgagtttgAAGGGACCGGTAAGGATCTTCGGTCAGTCATATGAATTGTTCTGTTGCTCACCCAGtaaactgtgttttcattatTATGAGAAAgttctcagatttctttttaatgtccTCTACTTGAAAATACTCAGGACTCTGACATCATAGTTTTGGATTAATTGCATCTTTGaaagtacattttttccttgactTAGGATGGAAGCAACTGATCGTCCCCCTCTCAATTTCTCAGCACAGACTGTATTTCCCAAAGTGCAGGTTATGGTGAGCCATAAAGCTCATAATTTCCCTTTGTGCAAGGAGCAAATGGCAGTTGGTAACAGTGAGAAAATTACCTTTGCAGCAAAGTGTTACTTACTGGAATGTTAAAACACACTTGGTATGCAACTGCTTTTCCCTGCAACTAACCTTCCGTCAGTTTGGGGAGGCCAGCTTCTAATTTTGTATGGAACCTCTTTCTGTCCAGATGGCTTCTAGCAAATGAGCCCTCTCTCTCAAAGGTTActtcttttacttttccaaGTACATCAGGTTGCCAATTCCAGAAAATGACTGGCCTTTTGCTTTCTAGGAGCACATAGCTGGGCCCTCTGATTCTAAGTGCCAactgggaatcatagaattattaaggttggaaaacacctctaagatcatctagtccaaccatcagcccatccccaccatgcccgctaaaCTGTgtcccacagtgccacatctgtttgtttcttgaacagctctggggatggggactccaccacttctctgagcagcctgttccaatgcctcaaCACTGTTCCAGAGGCAGCTTACCCCATGGAGTCCTCGGGGATTGTATAGTGTTCTATAAACAGATTTGTCTGTACagctcagtaaaaaaaaaaattatatagcGATATAAGTATCCCTGTTGTTTCAGAATTAATGGTGTCATGGTAAGCTTACAAAACTGCCAggtatatatatgaatgtatgtatCTAAAAGGtggaaaatgctatttttgaaAAGATGCACTGCTTTGCTGTATAAGCAAACGATGAAGATCAGTGAAAGTGAAGTGAAGCTCTGTGCTAGGAGGAGTCCCTGTGCAGCCTAATAATCAGGTTCTAGGCTGGAGTTAAAAAGGAAGAGACACGCATTTTATTTCCCACTCTGCCACCTACTGTGTAGCTTTAGGAAATACAGAACTTCTTACAACTTCTTAAGCGCTGACGTTATGTAAACTAAGTGAACAAGCATAAATCACTTGCGTTGAGTGCTTTGACATCTATGAACCAATAACTATAGgagtaaattttttttaagcttccaGAAGTCTTACTAACACAGTTGCATGGATTGTTTACTGATACCTCTTCTGTTCTGTAGCTTGATAGAGTAtcagggcaggagcagcaatAGGAACAGAATTGCATTGTGCAGCATGTATACTTCTGGTGGCCCCATAGCTGTAGACTTTCCTGTCCCTACCCATGTAGAGGCCTAAGAAATGCTTTGCATCATTGGCTCTGATGCTGTATCTAGCATTATGAAGTTGTTCTTTGTACACTTATTGATCTAAAGACTGTGAAGCACAAATGTGGCTGTCAGCTGTGTGATTAGAAGAAAAGTCTGGGAGCAGTTCTAGTTAACACATTTTCTAGTTGACGcgtttttcagagttttttctGTTCCCCTCCGCAGGCTGGCAGCACCAAATTTAATCGAGCTAAACTGCTGAACGTGGGATATCTAGAGGCCCTGAAAGAAGAGAACTGGGactgtttcattttccatgaTGTGGATCTGGTGCCAGAGAATGACTTCAATATTTACATGTGTGACAGACAACCAAAGCACCTTGTAGTTGGCAGGAACAGTACTGGATACAGGTAGGAAACCACGAACAAGGAAATAAGAGCAATCTGAAAGTGCCAGGTTTCTGATAATGTTCCTCTTCTTATCAAGCTGTATACTTGAGTGTTTCCTTCCGTCTGACATGGTTTTTCTGGTGGTAATGCTCCACCTCTCTGGAGGCTTTCAAACAGAAGATCTTCACACAGATATCTTTGAAGTTAGCCCTGTGATTACCCATTAAGAATGGTCATTCTGGTTTCCGAGGGCATTGTGAGAGGAAAGCAACATACCACAGACCTTATGTCTAAGCCAGAAATACGTCTGCGTTCTCTTGGTTTGACAGTATGATCTTAGGATTGTGCTAATAAAAATTGCCACTTACCTTTTGCTGTTGGCGAGGTAACTTCTGATACTGAGATCTGCTCAAGTGTGAGGATCTACCAAGCAATAGGGTTGTCATTTAATTAGCTGCCCGTACAGTGTCTAATACAGCACTGTTTGGGTTTTAAATTGATCTCCTAAATGCTACTGtgatgtaaataattaaaaacaaaaagtcaaGTTCAGTTCACCTTAGAGGAAAAAAGGCTCCTGAGCTTGGTGAATTTATTGACTAGAGTGGTTTCATTTATTGAATGTGTTTCTTTCAAGATTCACCTCTTATGTTATGTCAGTCTAGCTATTAATTAGAAGTTGGGTTTCACAAAAGCTGATTGCAAGCACTTTGAAGTAAAGCTCTGCTTCACCTCTGGGTTTCCTTTACTAAATATATGAGAAAGGAGAGCTTGTACGTTCTCTCTCTACAGAATAAAACTCGCTTTCCAGCTGGACATCAGTCCATACACAGTGGTGTATGTACCGTAGGGTCGATGTGGGGGATGGTACTGGttaacatcttcatcactgGCCTGGATAGTGGGGCAAagagtgcaccctcagcgaGTCTTAAGAAGATACAAAGCTAGGAGGGGAATCTCGAGAAGTTCAGTGGAGGGGACTGTGAAGTCCTGCACCTGAGGAGGAAGTACATGCTGGAGACTTCCTGGAGAGCAGCTTTGTGCCCACTAGGATCTCCTCCTAGGTCTGTTTCTGCAAAGTTGAACATCAGCCAGCGATGTGTGCTTGTGGCAATGGCAGTAGATAGCACTGTGGGCTGTTAAGGGGGGGTATCTTCAGCAGACTGAGGAGGTGATTGTTGCCCTCTACTCAACATTGGTGAGAAGATACTGGAGTGCTCTATCTAGCTCTGTGCTCCCCAGTATAATAAAGATGTGGACATACTGGAGTGAGGCCAGAGAAGggctatgaagaaaattaagcagCTGGAGCGTCTGACATATGTAGAGAGGCTGAGAGTTGGTGCTGTGGCGGCTCAACAGAGATCCTACCACTGTATTTAAATGCTTGGTGGAAGGTGGAGCCAGATTCTTCTTAGCAAAAGTCAAAAGGCAGTGgatgcaaacagaaatacaggaaatttaAATGTAAGACAAAGCATTTTTACTGTGGAaagtggtcagacactggaacagctGCCCAAAGCGCTTGTGGCATCTCTATTCTTGGAGATGCTCAAAACCCAAGTGGATGAGGTCCTTCGCAACTTGCCCTCTAGCAAGTTGATTCTATGATGAGAGGAATAGCCAGCCTCAGggaaaaaattctgtcttttttgtttttaatagattCATGATAAACCAGAAATAGTGCAAAATGCTGTTCCTTTGCTAGCCCTGCCGATATGTTCATCTGTTTAGGTTCATGTACATTTGGGAATTGAAGTGCAATCTGCAGCCACTTGCATAATGCTGGCAGTGGCAGTTTAGCAGAGGCTGTCTTGTAATGCTTAAGGGCTAAGAAAGTGGAGGGtgtcataaaaaataattagcaaaaTGGTGTAAGATAAACACGATATGAAATTACAGTGATTATACAGTTTCCCGGACAAGGAcagtagaaattaaaatgaaacttttaGAGTCGAGCTCTGTGACATTTAGGTTGTAAAGCAACTTGCACTTTACCTCACCTTGGAACTGCTCTTACAGTGTTACAGCCTTGAGCTGAATTCCCGTAGCACATGCTCCCTGTAGCACaagatctgttttcatttaaagtttGTGAGATTCAGCTCTAAGGTAGTTGGTGGCTTGCTGTTTTTACTACAAAGGAGCAGCTCttgttccttctgctgtattGCATCGCTTTGTTCCTTTCTTACTTCTCAAGGTCCTTGAGAAGAGCCTTTTTGATTAGCAAGGGGAGTTGTATAAGGAAGCTATTTAAGTAGGAAAGTTCCATTCTTTCAGCTGGGAGAGCTCTTCTAGCCTAAAGCAAATCACTGTCTTTTTGTGAAAAGTGTAAGAGAACAGGACCTAATTAATAGATTTGTGCATCCTCAACTCCTCAAAAGACAGGTCTAGATCAAGAGTTTCTGTGTGGCATTTTTATTGTTGGTGTAACTCAAccttttaattcttcattttctctccctgtGTACTTCTAGGTTACGTTACCAGGGATATTTTGGAGGTGTAACTGCTCTAACAAGAGACCAGTTTTCCAAGGTGAATGGATTCTCTAACAACTACTGGGGTTGGGGTGGAGAAGATGACGACCTTCGAATCAGGTAAAAAGGCAGCTAGATGAAAATGGGTGCgagaagggaaggagctgggtttaaaagataaataaaagctgtgagACTTAAACCTAGCCTTCAAAGATGAAATGCTACAGGATTCTTGAACTCCAGAATAGTATTACTGTATGGAGATTTGGAGTGTGAAGATGTAGTTCTGtgaatgttttcctcttcaaaaaGACTAGGCATATCTAAAACCTGATCTTTCCCCTGAGAGAATTGCTGgtattttttgttggttggttttggtttttttttgtttgatccccagagcatttttattctgctttggaAATTGGTTGTAACCAAAATAAGATTCAAAGTGGAATAGGGTTTGCCTGAGATACAAATGTACCAAGATCTACTCCTTTTTGCAAGAATGGGGGAgttcttggttttttgttttttttttttttaattcattcattGACTACCATAACTATATCTGAGCAGGGCTTAGTTTGTGGGTGGTGTTGACTGTAGTTAAGACAGTGAACAGTGTTTGTAGCAGTAGGGAATGGGAAGCTTACTTTCTCAGTAGGTCGTAGTACAGAGATCATTTTAGCCTTCCTCTGCAAatgcagcagatggcagcatCCCCTTCAGTATTTTCAAGAACTGAGGGCTGCAGTGCATCTACCTTctactgattatttttatgctaAATGCAATGCTTTCTTCCTGGTGAGCATCATAAAGATTTTCAGATCATTTGTAGTTTTTGATAATTTACTGCTACAGTTACTGGAAAGCTATAGGGCCTGCTTCTTCAGTCTTGGTTTCCTACTGctctttcagctgctgttaCAACTAGCAAAGACCTCAGCTATTCTTTAACTCCACTGTCATAAAATTGAccctttctgctgctgacagaGCAGAATTGTTGTGCTCCACCGATAATGTTTAAGGCCAAAAGTTCCAATCAAGTGCCTGATGCCAGACACTAAAATCCGTGCATGCAAGTTAACATTTCTGGCCCTGTTTGCATAAAGAGGTTATtcacatgaaggaaaaaagtttaagattgcagagctgtctgcaaaccacaggaaaacaagttcctttcctctttttagtGGAGAACTATGAAGCGTAGTGGCTTCATTACATTAGTTGACATAAATGTGTTGCAAAACATGCAGTTTTGCTGCAGACCTCCTAGGTTAATGCATGGAAGTCAAACTAGACCAGACAATACTAATTTAAATGGATTCTGTTGTAAAACATGTCTTTAAAGCAAACTCTACATGATCTCTGCTGTACTAGCTACATGTTTCGGGTATCTGACATCCTCCTGGACCTCCTGTGCGGAAACCCAACTCTGTGAGCTCTATTTCTCCAGCAAAATCGAGTGTGGAAGAGATAATAAGTTGCCTACAGTTCTCAATGCTTGCTTCCGTGGCATCTAACAGAATGTCGTTTCTTAAGAGCTGGCTTATAAGTGGCGTCTTGCATATGGCACAACTGTTTCTTTCAGGGTTGAGATGCAGAAGATGCGAGTGATGAGGCCGTCTGCTGACGTAGCCAGATACACGATGATCTTCCACAACCGTGACCGTGGCAATGAGGAGAACAGAGAGAGGTAAGAGCAGCGTTCCATCTTGCTTTGTCTTGGTAGGTGCCTAGGAGCCAGGCAACTGGTGGCCCAGGTCTTTGTTCTAGGTAAAATGGGTACATTGTGGTACCATGGGAAACATGACTGTGACACCACAAGCTGGCAGCTGTTCTGTGCATGAGATCTGCCTGTAGTTGACTGGGTAATGTTCCTTAGCGCCTTCTGAATCTGTAGTCACACAGATACGATTTTAGAATACGATTTCAGAGATTAATTGGCTTAAACCCATCTTCCCTATGCGGAAGGACTGTTTCCCCGTGTCCATGCTGAGGACAGGAAAAGCATGAATTTACATTCCCAGTAGATACAAAATGGCTATAGCTCTGTCTCTTAAGATTACTGGACATGGGGAAGAGCTCAGAACTCTTATGGAGTTCAGTTTCGTGCTGCTATAATGATTTTCTCCTCTACTCTGTCCTCAGGATGAAGCTTCTGCGCCAGGTATCTAGAACATGGAAAACAGATGGGTTGAATTCCTGTTCATATAGACTGCTGTCAGTGGAACATAACCCTTTATACATCAACATAACGGTAGATTTCAGCGTGCAGCCAAAGATCTCATAAGGGTGAGCACCACAAAGGTTTTAGGAAATCGCAGCAGATCTTGTTTGTGGTTGGTGGTACAGCAGATGACTTGCAGCACTCTGCTTGAAAGAGtacttcagcagcacagaagaatgTCTTTCTGCACAGCATCTAATTGATCAGCCAAGAAGCTCATTTTCTGAGGACTGGAGAGGGGCAGGTCCTGGTGTTCTATGCACTTTCTGCGGAGATGTTTGTAAGTTTCCTTGTTTGGGCTGGTCCAGTAGAAGGACTTAAGTCTCCtaaaaagtatttcttgaaACTATTTCTAAACTTCCACTTGAAAGTAGGAAGGCGACACTACCAAGATTTCAAAAGGAGCAGGCCAGTCAAAACCCTTAAAAGCACAAGAATTTTTTTACCGTCTACAAACCTGTTGAGGAAAGCTCATTTTTTCCAGCCTAGAGAAAAACTGCTTATGGGGTGGAAACAGCAATAATGGTAATAGATGAGAAGACGTTAAAAATCTCTCAATAAAATATAATCTGCTTAATTCAAAAGGCATCTGTCTTTCGTAAGCTCATCTCACCCTGCAATAGGAGTACTTAAGTGTCCTACAGCAAAATGGAAGTCTCATTTAATTCTGCAGTAGCCTGCAGGTTATGCGTTATCCTGGAGAGAGCTAGAAGCAAGTGCACTGGCTAACTGTGTGAGATGGAGAAAAACTGCTGCCCCTCTTTGTTCTTTCATGGCTTAGGCCATACTGTTAGCAGCATGCGTATCTGTGCACCtaacaaagctgctgctgtttgtgatTCTTGTTTTATCCATACCACTCTTATAACTGTTCCAGTATGCTCTGGGATTTCTGCTAAAACCCTGATTAGAAAAATTCCTTATTGTGCCTGATCTGTCTTTATCCATGCTGGTTGGATATGCAGTCCCTGGAGGCAGCTGCAAAGCTGGGGCATTTTCTTTTAGGAAACTGTATTAAGAATTACATGACAAAAAGCAACTTCATGCTATAGCATTGAAGAATTCCTCTATCTCTGGTTGACACATATTACTCTAActgtagagaaaaatgaaacctttAATAGATTCTTGGGTATTAGGGTGATAGATGCGGCTTTTTAGTGAACGGAGAACAGGAATTTGACTGTAATATATACAAGtaacaaggtaaaaaaaatcctatcttACACTTGCAAAATAAGTGGGGCTTGTAGGCAACGCTATTGATAGACTGACAtagagaaagaagacaaaaagggCAAGGTCTAGGACAGACCATCAGCCTTACTTTCAGGTAAGTACAAATGCATTCTTGCCAGGGTTGAGTTAGGAAGAACaactattgcatggggctggggtaagtagaacgtaaggcaagataagaaaaggaactctgTGAAACTCCActatcagcagggaccagtacaaggaaccTGGCTGAAGCCGGAGtaactctgcaaagcagcagtggggtgaaaagggcagagtgatgaagatgtcaagccttcatccaacgaccaccaggaggaacaACAACGCATGCACCAGAGGGAGGGACcgtatgcaaaggaattcccagGAAAttatgaatatgtagatggatcttgggaaacctgctgaatatgt
The Numida meleagris isolate 19003 breed g44 Domestic line chromosome 1, NumMel1.0, whole genome shotgun sequence genome window above contains:
- the B4GALT4 gene encoding beta-1,4-galactosyltransferase 4 isoform X1 codes for the protein MALSLYVFHFFSKFKVLLLVTLCLMVLWAAFSYFVDSGQTIPKLKSVGEHFGKVISLEGEEDSQKEEKMKLTEDVPATKPPQGPCPALSPYLRGASKLTFNPSLTLEEVQKENPQVAEGRYRPTECSALQRVAILIPHRNRERHLLYLLEHLHPFLQRQQLEYGIYVIHQAGSTKFNRAKLLNVGYLEALKEENWDCFIFHDVDLVPENDFNIYMCDRQPKHLVVGRNSTGYRLRYQGYFGGVTALTRDQFSKVNGFSNNYWGWGGEDDDLRIRVEMQKMRVMRPSADVARYTMIFHNRDRGNEENRERMKLLRQVSRTWKTDGLNSCSYRLLSVEHNPLYINITVDFSVQPKIS
- the B4GALT4 gene encoding beta-1,4-galactosyltransferase 4 isoform X2 — its product is MKLTEDVPATKPPQGPCPALSPYLRGASKLTFNPSLTLEEVQKENPQVAEGRYRPTECSALQRVAILIPHRNRERHLLYLLEHLHPFLQRQQLEYGIYVIHQAGSTKFNRAKLLNVGYLEALKEENWDCFIFHDVDLVPENDFNIYMCDRQPKHLVVGRNSTGYRLRYQGYFGGVTALTRDQFSKVNGFSNNYWGWGGEDDDLRIRVEMQKMRVMRPSADVARYTMIFHNRDRGNEENRERMKLLRQVSRTWKTDGLNSCSYRLLSVEHNPLYINITVDFSVQPKIS